In the genome of Saprospira sp. CCB-QB6, one region contains:
- a CDS encoding HAD family hydrolase, translating into MLFPKNILFDLGGVILNLDIPRTMACFKSLAGSEEEFNRIFSLLAQEEHFDRFERGQISGDDFLVRFVELAERPIDKDQVKMAWNAMLLDLPAQRINSLQKLRAKGHRLFLLSNINEIHLEEVRKIIREQHGALNFDDLFEKAYYSHEIGRRKPDIATYQWLAEDAGILAQDTLFVDDNADNIKGAREAGFWAQLHLSNTDLELAMANYLK; encoded by the coding sequence ATGCTTTTTCCTAAAAACATTCTTTTTGACCTTGGCGGGGTAATTCTCAACCTTGATATTCCCCGAACGATGGCTTGTTTTAAAAGCTTAGCGGGCAGCGAGGAAGAATTTAATCGCATTTTTAGCCTTTTGGCCCAAGAGGAACATTTCGATCGTTTTGAAAGAGGCCAAATTTCAGGTGATGATTTTTTGGTCCGCTTTGTTGAGTTGGCCGAGCGCCCCATAGACAAAGATCAAGTTAAAATGGCCTGGAATGCTATGCTGCTCGATCTGCCCGCCCAGCGCATCAATAGCCTACAAAAGTTGCGGGCCAAAGGACACCGACTCTTTTTGCTCAGCAATATTAACGAGATTCATTTGGAGGAGGTCCGCAAAATTATTCGAGAGCAACATGGCGCCCTCAATTTTGATGACCTCTTTGAAAAAGCCTATTACTCACATGAGATCGGGCGGCGCAAACCAGATATAGCGACTTATCAGTGGTTGGCCGAGGATGCGGGCATTTTGGCCCAAGACACTTTATTTGTAGATGATAATGCCGATAATATAAAAGGCGCCCGAGAAGCAGGCTTCTGGGCGCAATTACATTTGAGCAATACCGATTTGGAACTGGCCATGGCCAATTACCTAAAATAA
- a CDS encoding nucleoid-associated protein yields the protein MPKIKAMDTQVVLSEIQMRRLALHRLGNKSRDEGMKVASKLLPLPQAEQKEQLQNFFLGSFKFEEFYQFNHPSELEMNEIFSYCKSIFEQADAETFYEQSVLMLQQLYNCSNHPKIKGGEFYLVYFEDILVNDELVEAIGIFKTENKEQFLKLRLDEEEDWTFYFEEGVDLKKMDKGCLVFNVESESGFRVASVDLKSSEAKYWRDEFLQITQLQDELFYTQTYLKMCKDFGKQQFETEEKQEQVAFLNKSLEYFETQDSFDAEEFVEQIFEDNEEKKEQFNSYKQQYQEKVGLEDIEEEPFFIATPAVKKAARSFKRVIQLDSQMEIKVQSAQAQEDGLLQKGFDEEKGMYYYKLYFNEEK from the coding sequence TTGCCCAAAATCAAAGCTATGGATACCCAAGTCGTTCTTTCCGAAATACAAATGCGTCGTTTGGCCCTACATCGCTTGGGCAACAAAAGCCGAGATGAGGGCATGAAGGTGGCCAGCAAACTGCTGCCCCTTCCTCAGGCCGAACAAAAAGAGCAATTGCAAAACTTCTTTTTGGGCTCCTTCAAATTTGAGGAGTTTTATCAATTTAACCATCCTAGTGAGCTAGAGATGAATGAAATCTTTAGCTATTGCAAGAGCATTTTTGAGCAAGCTGATGCCGAGACCTTTTATGAGCAATCGGTCTTGATGTTGCAGCAGCTCTACAATTGCTCTAACCACCCCAAAATTAAGGGGGGCGAATTCTACTTGGTCTATTTTGAAGATATTTTGGTCAATGACGAATTGGTGGAAGCCATTGGTATTTTTAAGACCGAGAATAAAGAGCAGTTTCTCAAGCTTCGTCTAGATGAAGAAGAAGATTGGACCTTTTATTTTGAAGAGGGCGTAGACCTCAAGAAAATGGACAAAGGTTGTTTGGTCTTTAATGTGGAAAGCGAAAGTGGTTTTAGAGTAGCTTCTGTGGACCTTAAAAGTAGTGAGGCCAAATATTGGCGAGATGAGTTTTTGCAAATTACTCAACTGCAAGATGAGCTCTTTTATACACAGACCTACCTCAAGATGTGTAAGGACTTTGGCAAGCAACAATTTGAAACCGAAGAAAAGCAAGAGCAAGTCGCCTTCCTCAATAAATCTTTGGAGTATTTCGAGACCCAAGATAGCTTTGATGCGGAAGAATTTGTCGAGCAGATTTTTGAGGATAACGAAGAGAAAAAAGAGCAATTTAATAGCTATAAGCAGCAATATCAAGAAAAAGTGGGCCTAGAAGATATAGAAGAAGAGCCCTTCTTTATTGCCACCCCTGCGGTCAAGAAAGCCGCTCGTTCGTTTAAGCGAGTTATTCAGCTAGATAGCCAAATGGAAATTAAGGTCCAATCGGCCCAAGCCCAAGAAGACGGCTTACTCCAAAAAGGTTTTGATGAAGAAAAAGGCATGTACTACTACAAACTCTACTTTAATGAAGAGAAATAA
- a CDS encoding sodium:solute symporter family protein: MLTTLDWGVIIGFLLLIIALGLSYGRQSGKSLEAFFLGNRKLPWWLAGLSMVATTFAADTPLAVAELVGQNGVSGNWLWWNFLAGGMLTTFFFAPLWQRSGVLTEVEFIELRYSGPAARFLRGFKAIYLGLFLNIIILAWVNLAMSSLLQGIFGLTEGMAFLYTLGLLLLGAVYSAVAGLLGVAVTDALQFVVAILGCIILAYVVLDQPEIGGLSGLTTQLKAEDPALLDFFPSTQKEGSGLYFGISSFIAYLGILWWASWYPGAEPGGGGYTAQRMMSTGSEKAAQSASLLFQMAHYCLRPWPWILVGLAAILLYALPPQLPEGPLKQQYNQFVEAGWTAQEVLDEKADLSAKSPELLAQLPAFRQALTAAAAENPKLASAIDYQLSYRQGYVMAMRDFLPPGLLGLLLVAFLAAYLSTVSTQLNWGAGYLVHDFYKRFLQPQQTEGHYVWISRLLNILLALAAAGISLFIEQISGAWAFILQAGAGLGLLLILRWYWWRINAWAELTAMIAPALISIPFFYYEVPFEEALPTTILFTTISWLLVMIFTPATDPKVLQAFYQKVRPLGDWSGLGIKSNNRPLLSLLGQWLAAIVLTYSLLFAVGKLLFLAYTEAAIFGGTALLALLVLYLLQRKK; this comes from the coding sequence ATGCTAACAACTTTAGATTGGGGAGTCATTATTGGCTTTTTGCTCCTCATTATTGCCCTTGGGCTCTCTTATGGGCGGCAATCGGGCAAGAGCCTAGAGGCTTTTTTCTTGGGCAACCGAAAGCTGCCTTGGTGGCTGGCGGGTTTGTCTATGGTGGCCACTACTTTTGCCGCAGATACCCCCTTGGCGGTGGCCGAATTGGTGGGCCAAAATGGGGTTTCGGGCAATTGGCTTTGGTGGAACTTTTTGGCGGGGGGAATGCTTACGACCTTCTTTTTTGCCCCCCTTTGGCAACGCTCTGGGGTCTTGACGGAGGTGGAATTTATCGAGCTGCGCTATAGCGGTCCCGCTGCTCGCTTTTTAAGGGGCTTTAAGGCCATTTATCTAGGCCTTTTTCTCAATATTATCATCTTGGCCTGGGTCAATTTGGCCATGAGCTCTCTTTTGCAAGGCATTTTTGGCCTGACAGAAGGCATGGCCTTTCTTTATACCTTAGGGTTACTGCTTTTGGGTGCTGTTTATTCGGCTGTGGCGGGCCTCTTGGGCGTGGCCGTAACGGATGCGCTGCAGTTTGTGGTGGCTATTTTGGGCTGTATTATTTTGGCTTATGTGGTTTTGGATCAGCCAGAAATTGGGGGCTTGTCGGGACTTACGACACAGCTTAAAGCAGAAGATCCCGCCCTGCTCGATTTCTTTCCTTCTACCCAAAAAGAGGGTTCTGGTCTCTACTTTGGCATTAGTTCTTTTATTGCCTATTTGGGCATTTTGTGGTGGGCGAGTTGGTACCCCGGCGCCGAGCCAGGTGGAGGCGGCTATACCGCCCAGCGGATGATGAGCACGGGCAGCGAAAAGGCCGCCCAATCAGCCAGTTTGCTTTTTCAGATGGCGCATTATTGCTTGCGGCCTTGGCCTTGGATTTTGGTGGGCTTGGCGGCTATTTTGCTCTATGCTTTGCCCCCCCAATTGCCTGAGGGCCCCCTGAAACAGCAGTATAATCAGTTTGTAGAAGCGGGCTGGACCGCCCAAGAAGTACTGGATGAAAAGGCAGACCTGAGCGCAAAATCTCCTGAATTATTGGCCCAATTGCCCGCTTTTCGCCAGGCACTAACAGCTGCTGCTGCCGAAAATCCCAAGCTGGCCTCAGCCATAGATTATCAACTTTCTTATCGCCAAGGCTATGTAATGGCTATGCGCGATTTCTTACCACCGGGCCTTTTGGGGCTGCTGCTCGTGGCCTTTTTAGCGGCTTATTTGAGTACGGTCTCTACACAGTTGAATTGGGGCGCAGGCTATTTGGTACATGACTTTTATAAGCGTTTTTTGCAGCCTCAACAGACGGAGGGACACTACGTTTGGATCTCTCGTTTGCTCAATATTCTCTTGGCCTTGGCGGCCGCAGGCATCAGCCTCTTCATTGAGCAAATCTCTGGCGCTTGGGCCTTTATTTTACAAGCTGGAGCGGGCTTGGGCTTGCTCCTCATTCTCCGTTGGTATTGGTGGCGCATCAATGCTTGGGCCGAACTGACGGCCATGATTGCCCCCGCCTTGATTAGCATTCCCTTTTTCTATTATGAGGTCCCCTTTGAGGAGGCCCTGCCCACAACGATCCTATTTACCACTATAAGTTGGTTGCTGGTCATGATTTTCACCCCCGCTACCGACCCAAAAGTGCTTCAAGCTTTTTATCAGAAAGTCCGTCCCCTAGGCGATTGGTCGGGCTTGGGCATAAAGAGCAATAACCGCCCTTTACTTTCTTTATTGGGCCAATGGTTGGCGGCTATTGTCCTGACCTACAGCCTGCTTTTTGCGGTGGGCAAATTACTGTTTTTAGCCTATACCGAGGCGGCAATTTTCGGAGGAACGGCCCTTTTGGCCCTGCTTGTCCTTTATCTTTTGCAAAGAAAGAAGTAG
- the sucD gene encoding succinate--CoA ligase subunit alpha, producing MSVLVNKDSKIVIQGFTGKEGSFHGQQMIEYGTNVVAGVTPGKGGTMHLDRPVFNTVEDAVKEAGADVSIIFVPPAFAADAVLEAADAGVDLIVCITEGIPVQDMLKVKAYVKDKGVRLIGPNCPGIITPAGAKVGIMPGFIHNPGRIGIVSKSGTLTYEAVDQVTKAGLGQSTCIGIGGDPVLGTPMIEAVQLLMADPDTDAIVMIGEIGGQMEVETARWIKEHGTKPVVGFIAGKTAPKGRKMGHAGAIVGGKDDTAEAKYAILRECGVITVDTPAQIGETIVKALEAVKA from the coding sequence ATGTCGGTACTCGTTAATAAAGACTCTAAGATTGTCATTCAAGGTTTTACCGGAAAGGAAGGCTCTTTCCATGGTCAACAGATGATTGAATATGGCACCAATGTGGTTGCCGGTGTAACTCCTGGCAAAGGAGGCACAATGCATTTGGACCGCCCTGTTTTTAACACTGTAGAAGATGCAGTGAAAGAGGCCGGCGCTGATGTTTCTATCATTTTTGTACCCCCAGCTTTTGCTGCTGATGCCGTTTTGGAAGCTGCCGATGCTGGTGTAGACCTCATCGTTTGTATTACAGAGGGCATTCCCGTGCAAGACATGTTGAAGGTGAAGGCTTATGTTAAGGACAAAGGCGTGCGCCTTATTGGCCCTAACTGTCCTGGTATTATCACTCCTGCTGGTGCCAAAGTAGGTATCATGCCTGGCTTTATTCATAATCCTGGTCGTATCGGTATCGTTTCTAAGTCAGGTACACTCACTTATGAAGCTGTAGATCAAGTTACTAAAGCCGGTTTGGGCCAGTCTACTTGTATCGGTATCGGTGGTGACCCCGTTTTGGGTACGCCCATGATCGAGGCTGTTCAGTTGCTTATGGCTGATCCCGACACAGACGCTATCGTAATGATTGGCGAAATCGGAGGTCAAATGGAGGTAGAAACTGCCCGTTGGATCAAAGAACATGGTACTAAACCCGTTGTGGGCTTTATCGCTGGTAAAACAGCTCCTAAAGGCCGTAAAATGGGCCATGCTGGTGCTATCGTTGGTGGTAAAGATGATACTGCTGAAGCCAAATACGCTATTCTTCGCGAATGCGGTGTAATCACTGTTGATACTCCCGCTCAAATTGGCGAAACTATCGTTAAAGCACTAGAAGCTGTTAAAGCTTAA
- a CDS encoding gamma carbonic anhydrase family protein has product MALIKTVRGKTPSWGKNCFLAENATLTGDIEMGDDCSIWFQAVLRGDVNSIRIGNKVNIQDGAVVHCTYQKTKTTIGNSVSIGHRALVHGCTIGNKVLVGMGAIIMDNAVVPDNCLIAAGALILENAQLESNAVYAGVPAKKIKSLSPELFKNEIERIAEAYMMYASWYEEEEK; this is encoded by the coding sequence ATGGCGCTAATTAAAACCGTAAGAGGAAAGACGCCCAGCTGGGGCAAAAACTGTTTTTTGGCCGAAAATGCCACGCTCACAGGAGATATCGAAATGGGCGATGATTGCAGTATTTGGTTTCAGGCTGTGCTAAGAGGCGATGTGAATAGCATTCGCATTGGCAATAAGGTAAATATTCAGGATGGGGCAGTGGTGCATTGTACCTACCAAAAAACAAAAACAACAATTGGCAATTCAGTCTCTATTGGACATCGGGCTTTGGTGCACGGTTGTACTATTGGAAACAAGGTGTTGGTTGGTATGGGCGCCATTATTATGGATAATGCCGTAGTGCCCGACAATTGCCTGATTGCCGCAGGGGCCTTAATTTTAGAAAATGCCCAATTAGAATCTAATGCAGTTTATGCGGGAGTACCTGCCAAAAAAATAAAATCTCTTTCTCCAGAGCTCTTCAAAAATGAGATTGAGCGCATTGCCGAGGCTTATATGATGTATGCCTCCTGGTACGAAGAAGAGGAAAAATAG
- a CDS encoding prohibitin family protein has product MNNSRLIIFGVIGLVIAIFTLVLVNSTFLTIDAGYRGVLFQPFGKGIDKEKTYAPGFHVLAPWNSMYIYDVREQQLEESMTVLSSNGLNIQLDLTVRINPSFDKIGHLHEQFGENYMNTLVKPEVRSAVRTIIGRYKPEELYSTKRDEVQGLIQTDLEKILATNFIDLRAVLIRDIELPDKVRRAIEEKIEAEQKALKYEYILAQERKEKERILIEASAKAEANQILTQSLNDKILTEKGIEATLQLANSPNTKVIVVGGGDKGLPLILGDK; this is encoded by the coding sequence ATGAACAACAGTCGATTGATTATTTTTGGCGTGATTGGCTTGGTCATCGCCATTTTTACCCTCGTTTTGGTCAATAGTACCTTTCTGACCATTGACGCGGGCTATAGAGGGGTGCTCTTTCAACCCTTCGGAAAAGGAATTGACAAAGAGAAAACTTATGCCCCCGGTTTTCATGTTTTGGCTCCCTGGAACAGCATGTATATTTATGATGTGCGGGAGCAACAACTGGAGGAAAGCATGACGGTTTTGTCGAGCAATGGCCTAAATATCCAACTCGATTTGACGGTCCGAATTAACCCTTCTTTTGATAAAATTGGGCATTTGCACGAGCAATTTGGCGAAAATTATATGAATACTTTGGTCAAGCCTGAGGTGCGTTCTGCGGTGCGGACCATCATCGGCCGCTATAAGCCTGAAGAGCTTTACTCGACCAAAAGAGATGAGGTCCAAGGGCTTATCCAAACCGATTTGGAGAAAATTTTGGCCACTAATTTTATCGATTTACGAGCCGTTTTGATCCGCGATATTGAGCTGCCCGATAAGGTGCGCCGCGCCATTGAAGAAAAAATTGAGGCCGAACAAAAGGCCCTGAAGTATGAATATATTTTGGCCCAAGAACGCAAGGAAAAAGAGCGGATTCTGATCGAGGCTAGCGCCAAGGCCGAGGCCAACCAAATTCTTACTCAAAGTTTGAACGATAAGATTTTGACCGAAAAAGGGATTGAGGCTACGCTCCAATTGGCCAATTCTCCCAACACTAAGGTGATTGTGGTAGGAGGAGGCGATAAGGGCCTCCCCCTGATTTTAGGCGATAAGTAA
- a CDS encoding peptidylprolyl isomerase, translating to MMKLYMPLLGLMLLFLASCGGPEELPEEELNLSLEDAVLQQIFDIRAKRNAEGKANTAALLTYLAVDNIDHRYAAAIALASVQDSAAIDHLADALRASNEELRIAAAFALGQTEKAKAADYLAEAFQQDSSRQVLANILEAVGRAGDAKDLKDLCTSRPYALQDSLLLNGLALGLYRFALRGMVQPEGSSRMINDYLANSLMPKKARFIAANYLARVAGLDLSRYENLLINNVQEEKDPNMRMFLVLALAKAKTPAAFSALKACYEQEEDYRVRANILRGLQHFPYDSTRNLAYQALRDTSRQIQLLAAQFFRQYGLEGDAFNYVKWADERTDSIDWALRAELYGASLAKLPAYRRPSKLYISNKLAQMVKTSKNPYEQQLLLQALGRYALNHRTLGEFAFPADSHAVVPPMIKSAVAEGLVSICALPDFDLVHGVVGKDRARSELHQLLRKLVQDGDPGALAVVATAISTPSLKLKEAFPDATFLKVAQNQLQLPRDLETYMLLQRAINYIEGSKTPEQPYAKQKFPEIDWALIKALPEKPKVELTTSRGKIVIETYLKECPATVIQFIQLVKAGYYDGKAFHRVVPNFVAQTGCPRGDGWGGLNFNIVSEFSQRSYKQAGAVGMASAGKDTESAQFFITHSPAIHLDGKYTLFGQVVEGLEQVHLLELGDQIISAKLLQ from the coding sequence ATGATGAAATTATATATGCCCCTTTTGGGCTTGATGTTGCTATTTTTGGCCAGTTGTGGTGGTCCAGAAGAGCTGCCAGAAGAAGAACTAAATCTCTCTTTGGAGGATGCTGTTTTGCAGCAAATTTTTGATATTCGCGCCAAGCGAAATGCCGAGGGCAAGGCCAATACCGCAGCTCTATTGACCTATTTGGCTGTGGATAATATAGATCATCGCTATGCAGCAGCAATAGCTTTGGCATCGGTGCAAGATAGCGCAGCCATAGACCATTTAGCAGATGCTTTGCGAGCATCCAATGAGGAGCTTCGGATTGCCGCTGCTTTTGCTTTGGGCCAAACGGAAAAGGCCAAGGCGGCCGATTATTTAGCCGAGGCTTTTCAGCAAGATAGCAGCCGACAGGTACTCGCCAATATTTTGGAGGCGGTGGGGCGAGCTGGAGATGCCAAGGACCTGAAAGATCTTTGTACTTCTAGACCTTATGCGCTGCAAGATTCGCTCTTGCTCAATGGCCTAGCGTTGGGCCTTTATCGCTTTGCTTTGCGGGGCATGGTGCAGCCAGAGGGCAGCTCTCGAATGATTAACGATTATTTGGCCAATAGCCTGATGCCCAAAAAAGCCCGCTTTATTGCCGCCAATTATTTGGCCCGAGTGGCAGGTTTGGATCTTAGCCGATACGAGAATTTGTTGATCAATAATGTGCAAGAAGAAAAGGACCCCAATATGCGGATGTTTCTCGTTTTGGCCCTGGCCAAAGCTAAAACGCCAGCCGCTTTTTCGGCCCTAAAAGCCTGCTATGAGCAAGAAGAGGATTATCGGGTGCGAGCCAATATTTTAAGAGGCTTACAGCATTTTCCCTATGATTCTACTCGAAATTTAGCCTATCAGGCACTTCGAGATACCAGCCGCCAAATTCAGTTGTTGGCCGCACAGTTTTTTAGACAATATGGATTGGAGGGAGATGCTTTTAACTATGTCAAATGGGCCGATGAGCGTACCGACAGCATAGATTGGGCACTGCGGGCCGAGCTTTATGGAGCTTCTTTGGCCAAATTACCCGCCTATCGCCGCCCCTCCAAGCTTTATATTAGTAATAAATTGGCCCAGATGGTCAAAACGAGCAAAAATCCCTACGAACAGCAATTGCTTTTGCAGGCTTTGGGGCGCTATGCACTCAACCATCGCACTTTGGGCGAGTTTGCCTTCCCTGCCGATAGCCATGCCGTGGTTCCACCCATGATTAAATCTGCCGTGGCAGAAGGACTTGTTAGCATTTGTGCCTTGCCCGATTTCGATCTAGTGCATGGGGTGGTGGGCAAAGATAGAGCGCGCAGCGAATTACATCAGCTGCTCCGCAAATTGGTCCAAGATGGCGACCCCGGCGCCTTGGCGGTGGTGGCTACAGCCATTAGCACGCCTAGCCTCAAGCTCAAAGAGGCTTTTCCCGATGCTACTTTTCTTAAGGTGGCCCAAAATCAATTGCAGTTACCCAGAGATCTGGAAACCTATATGTTGCTGCAAAGAGCGATCAATTATATTGAGGGGAGCAAAACGCCAGAGCAACCTTATGCTAAGCAGAAGTTTCCCGAAATCGATTGGGCGCTTATCAAGGCATTACCCGAAAAACCCAAGGTGGAACTCACGACCAGCCGCGGAAAAATTGTGATTGAAACTTACCTCAAAGAATGTCCTGCTACCGTGATCCAATTTATTCAGTTGGTGAAGGCGGGCTACTATGATGGCAAGGCCTTCCACCGTGTGGTGCCCAATTTTGTAGCCCAAACGGGCTGCCCTAGAGGCGATGGTTGGGGCGGCCTCAATTTCAATATCGTTTCAGAATTTAGCCAAAGAAGTTACAAGCAAGCTGGAGCCGTGGGCATGGCCTCTGCGGGTAAGGATACCGAATCTGCCCAGTTTTTTATCACGCATAGCCCAGCTATCCATCTAGACGGAAAATATACCCTCTTTGGTCAGGTGGTTGAGGGCCTAGAGCAAGTTCATTTACTCGAACTAGGCGATCAAATTATTAGTGCGAAGCTATTACAATAG
- a CDS encoding lectin-like domain-containing protein, translated as MLVRTAYIFTVWLSLFIAPKISWAQPSFTQNGASQLVSENCYRLTSDEVNEEVGSIWCEYPIRMENALELHFAVNFGCDRYAGEGLAFVFHQDKTGFDALGCSGKSLGFGKTKDCEGLAPSLAIELDSKYSPGIGDMYLPHLAVVQNGQQEFPIGAAKRLRSNGQSVVDCEYHDVMIRWSPSKQLLEVFFDGELRLSLRKDLSQFFGIDQDVYFGFTASTGKKPNMQMVCVQSVSVSVDEVFEQKRSFQEGVGIYPNPIQEKLTIDLQLPEEQYIQMQLFDATGKLIYEIPTHSVRQNQYYFNLPGLPSGIYYISVTNGDHRVSKKIVHIATIRA; from the coding sequence ATGCTTGTACGAACTGCTTATATTTTTACCGTTTGGCTTAGCCTTTTTATTGCCCCAAAAATAAGTTGGGCCCAGCCTTCTTTTACCCAAAATGGCGCTAGCCAGTTGGTTTCTGAAAACTGTTATCGCCTCACCTCTGATGAGGTGAATGAGGAAGTAGGGAGTATCTGGTGTGAGTATCCCATCCGTATGGAAAATGCTCTAGAGCTTCATTTTGCGGTCAATTTTGGCTGCGATCGTTATGCTGGAGAGGGGTTGGCCTTTGTTTTTCATCAGGATAAAACGGGCTTTGATGCCTTGGGCTGCTCAGGCAAGAGTTTAGGCTTTGGTAAAACAAAGGATTGCGAAGGGTTAGCCCCTTCTTTGGCTATTGAACTGGATAGCAAATATAGCCCAGGCATTGGCGATATGTATTTGCCTCATTTGGCGGTGGTCCAAAATGGACAACAAGAGTTTCCCATTGGTGCTGCTAAGCGTTTGCGCAGTAATGGCCAATCTGTAGTAGATTGTGAGTACCATGATGTAATGATTCGCTGGTCTCCTTCTAAGCAGTTGCTAGAGGTTTTTTTTGATGGCGAACTTCGCTTAAGTTTGCGTAAGGACCTCAGCCAGTTTTTTGGTATAGACCAAGATGTTTATTTTGGGTTTACGGCCAGTACAGGAAAAAAACCGAATATGCAGATGGTCTGTGTGCAGTCGGTCTCGGTTTCAGTAGATGAAGTTTTTGAGCAAAAACGCTCCTTTCAAGAAGGGGTAGGTATCTACCCCAATCCCATTCAAGAAAAGCTGACGATTGATCTTCAACTGCCAGAAGAACAGTATATCCAAATGCAGCTTTTTGATGCTACGGGCAAACTCATCTATGAAATCCCCACCCATTCGGTTCGACAAAATCAATATTACTTTAATCTGCCTGGTCTTCCTTCTGGGATCTATTATATTAGCGTGACCAATGGAGACCATCGGGTAAGCAAAAAAATTGTACACATAGCCACCATTCGGGCTTAA
- a CDS encoding FtsB family cell division protein, which produces MARKKLDINIRAWIDKLPPSLRNKYVVAAIVYGFWMLLFDQHSIMNQYRLNKTLQELQTKKAYFETEIEKDSRKRENLSTDDRHLEQFAREEHLMKKDDEDIFIIQKKP; this is translated from the coding sequence ATGGCAAGAAAAAAACTAGATATCAATATTCGGGCATGGATCGACAAACTGCCCCCTAGCCTCCGCAACAAATATGTGGTGGCCGCTATTGTCTATGGATTTTGGATGTTGCTCTTTGATCAGCATAGTATTATGAATCAATATCGGCTGAATAAAACCTTGCAGGAATTGCAGACCAAAAAGGCTTATTTTGAGACCGAAATTGAGAAAGATAGCCGCAAGAGAGAAAATCTGAGCACTGACGACCGCCACCTCGAGCAATTTGCCCGAGAAGAACACTTGATGAAAAAAGATGATGAAGATATCTTTATCATTCAAAAGAAACCTTAG
- a CDS encoding 6-pyruvoyl trahydropterin synthase family protein — MRQMSVYRRAHFNAAHRLHNPAWTPAQNAEVFGLCNNEYYHGHNYELEVKVTGPVDPETGYVIDLKILNDIIKEQIEAKFDHKNLNLQVEEFKTLNPTAENICWVIWKILKAHLDPKFRVGVRLYETPRNYVEYEEQA; from the coding sequence ATGCGCCAAATGTCTGTCTATCGCCGAGCTCATTTTAATGCCGCACACCGCTTGCATAATCCAGCCTGGACCCCAGCGCAAAATGCCGAGGTTTTTGGTCTTTGCAATAATGAATATTACCATGGCCATAATTATGAGCTAGAAGTCAAGGTGACTGGGCCCGTAGATCCAGAAACGGGCTATGTAATTGACCTCAAGATTCTCAACGATATTATCAAGGAGCAGATAGAGGCCAAATTTGACCATAAGAACCTCAATTTGCAGGTCGAAGAGTTCAAAACCCTTAACCCCACGGCGGAAAATATCTGCTGGGTGATTTGGAAAATCCTCAAGGCGCATCTAGATCCCAAATTTAGAGTAGGCGTACGCCTCTATGAAACGCCTCGCAATTATGTGGAGTATGAAGAGCAAGCTTAG
- a CDS encoding fumarylacetoacetate hydrolase family protein: MKIICIGRNYAEHAAELNNAVPEQPLIFMKPSTALLKDGKAFYYPEFSQDIHYELELVVKISRTGKSVAPKFAHKYYEEVGLGIDLTARDLQTKCKEKGHPWEIAKAFDHSAIVGSFLPKAEAQEAEGHYCFELKQDGKSVQQGDSRNMITDIDHLIAYVSKFFSLQKGDLIFTGTPAGVGPIAQGQQYKGFLKGQELLSCEIR, translated from the coding sequence ATGAAAATCATTTGTATAGGGCGTAATTATGCCGAGCATGCAGCAGAGTTAAATAATGCTGTCCCCGAGCAGCCACTTATTTTTATGAAGCCCAGTACGGCCTTATTGAAAGACGGCAAAGCCTTTTATTATCCTGAATTTAGCCAAGACATTCACTATGAGTTAGAGTTGGTGGTCAAGATTAGCCGAACGGGCAAATCGGTAGCCCCAAAATTTGCGCATAAATATTATGAGGAAGTGGGTTTGGGGATTGATCTAACGGCTAGGGATTTACAGACTAAATGCAAAGAAAAAGGGCATCCTTGGGAAATAGCCAAGGCTTTTGATCATTCTGCTATTGTGGGGAGCTTTTTGCCCAAGGCCGAGGCCCAAGAAGCGGAGGGCCATTATTGTTTTGAGCTAAAACAAGACGGTAAAAGCGTTCAGCAGGGCGATAGCCGCAACATGATTACGGATATCGATCATTTGATTGCTTATGTCTCTAAGTTTTTCAGTTTGCAAAAGGGAGATCTTATATTTACAGGGACGCCAGCTGGCGTTGGTCCCATTGCCCAAGGTCAACAGTATAAGGGCTTTTTGAAGGGCCAAGAATTACTGAGCTGCGAAATTCGCTAG